One Frankia alni ACN14a DNA window includes the following coding sequences:
- a CDS encoding type II toxin-antitoxin system VapC family toxin, giving the protein MTIAVDTSVAIPLLVRSHQHHTDVARWWDGQQLTLSGHALAETYSVLTRLPGDARLSGPDAARLLDARFTAPLALSGPPAQEIHTTLSQLGIAGGAVYDGLVALAAKAHGLALATRDARARGTYDAVGVKLILVG; this is encoded by the coding sequence GTGACCATTGCCGTCGACACAAGCGTCGCCATTCCTCTGCTTGTCCGCTCACATCAACATCACACGGACGTAGCGCGATGGTGGGACGGACAGCAGCTCACGCTGAGTGGGCACGCCCTGGCGGAGACCTACTCGGTACTCACCAGGTTGCCGGGCGACGCCCGGCTGTCCGGGCCGGACGCCGCACGCCTGCTCGACGCGAGGTTCACGGCGCCGCTGGCGCTGAGCGGCCCGCCCGCCCAGGAAATCCACACGACCCTGAGCCAACTCGGCATCGCCGGGGGCGCCGTGTATGACGGGCTGGTGGCGCTCGCCGCCAAAGCGCATGGCCTGGCCCTCGCGACAAGGGATGCACGCGCGCGTGGAACCTATGATGCGGTCGGAGTCAAGCTGATTCTGGTCGGATGA
- a CDS encoding AbrB/MazE/SpoVT family DNA-binding domain-containing protein has product MEAVVDQAGRIVLPKFIRDALGLLPGTKVDISPYGAGVQVVPAGRTARLVEENGVLVSAGDTPVDDDVLFGLIDAGRK; this is encoded by the coding sequence ATGGAAGCTGTTGTGGATCAGGCGGGCCGAATCGTGCTGCCCAAGTTCATCCGCGACGCGCTGGGCCTACTCCCGGGCACGAAGGTGGACATCTCGCCTTACGGGGCTGGTGTGCAGGTCGTGCCAGCCGGCAGGACCGCGCGCCTCGTCGAGGAGAACGGCGTGCTCGTGTCGGCCGGCGACACGCCTGTCGATGACGATGTACTGTTCGGCCTCATCGACGCGGGACGCAAGTGA
- a CDS encoding sugar ABC transporter ATP-binding protein has translation MSNSSSPALRVVNLAKTFGGARALKDISLEIAPGEIHGLVGENGSGKSTFVKILSGYHSPEPGGVIEVGGNELSFGKPADSHAAGLRFVHQDLGLIDDLNCAENLALGRGFDTAFGRRIRWRSEHEAARRALAALGYEIDVRRPIGRLSVSERTAIAVARAVSDHGGRTYVIVLDEPTVNLPKAEIQRLFRLLRLIRDRGVALIFISHHLEEIFELADRVTVLRDGEVVVSRSVTELNHDSLIELMLGRALRAVRSDARAAAGAPVLTASGVCGQVVQDVDLTVHAGEVVGVAGITGSGRDELARLIAGSAPFTGRVAIDGEPLRSNRPDLFIRAGVVGVPAERTVNAALPDHSVRENLTISHLAPYSSFGLLRRSAERTDVRTLLEKFDIRPARPEQPIDSLSGGNQQKVMIARAMRLGPKVLVLDEPTQGVDVGAQAELHRLVRASVENGLGVLACSSSSEELSEIADRVLIMRSGRVVDELTAPLVADDISAATLAKQKETT, from the coding sequence ATGAGTAACTCGTCGTCACCAGCCCTGCGGGTGGTGAACCTTGCGAAGACCTTCGGCGGGGCCCGGGCGTTGAAGGACATCAGCCTGGAGATCGCACCAGGCGAGATCCACGGGCTCGTCGGCGAGAACGGGTCAGGGAAATCCACCTTTGTGAAGATCCTTTCGGGCTACCACAGCCCGGAGCCGGGCGGTGTGATTGAAGTCGGTGGGAACGAGCTTTCCTTCGGTAAACCCGCCGATTCGCACGCCGCCGGGCTCCGGTTCGTGCACCAGGATCTTGGGCTTATCGACGACCTCAACTGCGCCGAGAATCTGGCCCTCGGCCGGGGATTTGACACCGCGTTCGGCCGACGTATCCGGTGGCGCTCCGAGCATGAGGCGGCGCGCAGGGCGCTGGCCGCGCTCGGTTACGAGATCGACGTCCGCCGGCCGATCGGCCGCCTGTCGGTCAGCGAGCGAACCGCCATCGCTGTCGCCCGGGCGGTGTCCGACCACGGCGGGCGGACATACGTCATCGTCCTGGACGAGCCGACCGTCAATCTGCCCAAAGCGGAGATCCAGCGGCTCTTTCGGCTGCTCCGACTCATCCGCGACCGGGGCGTAGCGCTGATATTCATCTCCCATCATCTCGAGGAGATCTTCGAGCTCGCCGACCGTGTGACCGTCCTACGCGACGGCGAGGTAGTCGTGAGCCGTTCGGTGACCGAACTCAACCATGACTCCCTCATCGAGCTGATGCTCGGCCGTGCGCTACGCGCCGTGCGGAGTGACGCGCGGGCTGCCGCCGGTGCACCGGTGCTGACCGCGAGTGGCGTGTGCGGTCAGGTCGTTCAGGACGTCGACCTGACTGTCCACGCCGGCGAGGTGGTCGGCGTGGCGGGCATCACCGGATCGGGCCGCGACGAGCTGGCTCGGCTCATCGCTGGCAGCGCGCCTTTCACTGGACGCGTCGCCATTGACGGTGAGCCGCTGCGGTCCAACCGCCCGGACCTGTTCATCAGAGCCGGCGTGGTGGGCGTCCCGGCAGAACGTACGGTGAACGCCGCGCTCCCCGACCATTCAGTCCGTGAGAATCTGACGATCTCCCACCTTGCGCCGTACTCCAGTTTCGGATTGCTGCGGCGCTCTGCCGAGCGCACCGACGTGCGCACCCTGCTGGAGAAGTTCGACATCCGCCCCGCGCGTCCGGAGCAGCCGATCGACTCGCTGTCCGGCGGTAACCAGCAAAAGGTCATGATCGCCCGAGCGATGCGGCTGGGACCGAAAGTGCTCGTCCTCGACGAACCGACGCAGGGCGTCGATGTCGGAGCGCAGGCAGAACTGCACAGACTCGTCCGCGCGTCCGTCGAGAACGGTCTGGGTGTGCTCGCCTGCAGCTCCAGCAGCGAAGAACTCTCAGAGATCGCCGACCGGGTGCTGATAATGCGCAGCGGCCGCGTCGTCGATGAGCTCACGGCGCCGCTTGTCGCCGACGATATCAGCGCCGCGACTCTCGCTAAGCAGAAGGAGACAACGTGA
- a CDS encoding ABC transporter permease — translation MSTTDTAATSEATRVTGRDSAGPTKRSGRIIPRLGLDRFSGLYVLAALIIAYGIWLPDTFLTSQTARSVADGQAIAAIVALALVVPLAAGVFDLSVAATLGFSVCLVAWLQGHHVNAILSVLTAVAAGIVIGAVNSLVIIVLRVNSFIGTLGMGSLLAAGSYWITDGQTLIKGFSPDLLKAGRAQPAGIPVTVWYLVGIALVLWFVLEYTPVGRYFYAVGANPQASRLAGLRVDRLVARSLILAGFLSALGGAILAAKLGLGSPDVGPPYLLPAFSAAFLGATQIKSGRVNVLGTLVAVYLLGVGVKGLQLAGAPSYVGDLFNGAALIIAVALAARTSRK, via the coding sequence GTGAGCACCACCGACACCGCGGCAACTTCGGAAGCGACGCGAGTAACCGGCCGCGACTCGGCTGGCCCCACGAAGCGCTCAGGCCGGATCATTCCGCGGCTGGGCCTCGATCGGTTCAGCGGCCTGTACGTGCTGGCCGCCTTGATCATCGCCTACGGCATCTGGCTGCCCGACACGTTCCTGACGAGCCAGACGGCGCGCAGCGTCGCGGACGGCCAGGCGATAGCCGCCATCGTCGCCCTCGCGTTGGTGGTGCCGCTCGCCGCCGGAGTCTTCGATCTTTCCGTCGCTGCGACTCTAGGGTTCAGCGTCTGCCTGGTGGCGTGGCTGCAGGGTCATCATGTCAATGCCATTCTTAGCGTGCTGACTGCTGTTGCTGCTGGCATCGTCATTGGTGCTGTCAACAGCCTCGTCATCATTGTACTTCGGGTCAATTCTTTCATCGGGACCCTGGGGATGGGCAGCCTGCTGGCTGCCGGCTCCTACTGGATCACGGATGGCCAGACGCTGATCAAGGGTTTCTCGCCCGATCTACTCAAGGCCGGGCGCGCGCAACCAGCGGGCATTCCGGTGACGGTGTGGTACCTGGTTGGTATCGCCCTGGTCCTGTGGTTTGTCCTCGAGTACACGCCGGTGGGCCGGTATTTCTACGCGGTGGGCGCGAACCCGCAGGCCTCTCGGCTGGCCGGCCTCCGAGTGGACCGCCTGGTGGCCCGCTCGCTGATCCTCGCGGGGTTCCTGTCCGCCCTGGGAGGCGCGATTCTCGCCGCCAAACTGGGGCTCGGCAGTCCCGACGTGGGGCCGCCCTACCTGCTGCCCGCCTTCTCGGCCGCGTTCCTCGGCGCGACGCAGATCAAGTCAGGACGGGTCAATGTTCTCGGCACTCTTGTCGCCGTCTACCTGCTAGGTGTGGGCGTGAAAGGCCTCCAGCTCGCCGGCGCACCGTCGTACGTCGGTGACCTGTTCAACGGGGCTGCGCTCATCATCGCCGTCGCGCTCGCCGCCCGGACGAGCCGGAAGTGA